Proteins encoded together in one Desulfatiglans sp. window:
- a CDS encoding Na+:solute symporter, translating to MNLHAIDVAIILLYVVIVIIIGLMIRKKASEGITSYFLGGKNLPWYLLGVSNASSMFDITGTMWLVTILFVYGFKGTLLPWLWPTFNQIFLMIYLSRWIRRSNVLTGAEWIGTRFGSGRGAELSRLSVAIFAIISVTGFLIYSFQGVGRFASVVLPWEFSHNTYAIMLMTVTTVYVILGGMYSVVITDLIQFLLLASVSVILAAIAMQQISPEMLNAAIPEGWRSLAFGWKLNIDWSSHIPAVNDKIASDGYGLFTFVMMMIIFKGILNSMAGTAPNYDMQRVLATKSPKEAALMSGLVSVALFPRWLMIAGLTLIGLCFYSGGLREMGADIDFEKIMPYVINNYIPVGVTGLAIAGLIAAFMSTFDSTVNAGAAYIVNDIYKRYFKPDADNRHIIRMSYIASIAIVLVGITFGTLATSIHSIMQWIVSGLGGGFAVPNILKWHWWRLNGYGYFWGMLFGIASALLCPVIFPGMDPLYAFPYIMGIAAIASVIGSLLTEQDEEEVLIKFYTTVRPWGFWGQIREKAMKIDPSFASEISAGRDLVNVLVGIIWQMTFVFVPILLVMKSFKWMIIAIIVMIITSLFLKKNWYERLNDD from the coding sequence AAAATCTTCCCTGGTACCTGCTTGGTGTATCAAACGCCTCTTCCATGTTTGATATCACCGGCACCATGTGGCTTGTAACCATCCTCTTTGTCTACGGCTTCAAGGGCACACTTTTGCCGTGGCTATGGCCCACCTTCAACCAGATATTTCTTATGATATATCTTTCGCGCTGGATAAGGCGATCTAATGTTCTCACAGGGGCCGAATGGATAGGGACGCGGTTCGGTTCAGGCAGGGGTGCAGAATTGAGCCGGTTGAGCGTTGCCATATTTGCAATAATATCTGTAACAGGATTTCTTATCTATTCATTTCAGGGGGTGGGCAGGTTCGCCTCTGTGGTGCTACCCTGGGAATTTTCCCATAACACATATGCTATTATGCTTATGACGGTAACAACCGTTTACGTTATCCTGGGGGGGATGTACAGTGTTGTGATAACAGACCTTATCCAGTTTCTTTTACTTGCATCGGTCTCAGTTATACTTGCTGCTATAGCGATGCAGCAGATAAGCCCCGAGATGCTTAATGCCGCTATCCCTGAGGGCTGGAGGTCTCTTGCCTTCGGCTGGAAACTTAATATAGACTGGAGCAGCCATATACCTGCAGTAAATGATAAGATCGCATCCGACGGTTATGGGCTATTCACCTTTGTCATGATGATGATTATATTCAAGGGCATACTGAACAGCATGGCAGGTACTGCCCCCAATTACGATATGCAGCGGGTGCTGGCCACAAAGTCACCAAAAGAGGCGGCCCTTATGAGCGGGCTTGTTTCTGTTGCCCTGTTCCCGCGCTGGCTCATGATTGCAGGGCTTACACTTATAGGTCTCTGCTTTTACAGCGGGGGGCTCAGGGAGATGGGGGCAGATATCGATTTTGAAAAGATCATGCCCTATGTGATCAATAATTATATCCCGGTGGGTGTAACAGGGCTCGCTATTGCAGGGCTCATTGCAGCTTTCATGTCTACATTTGACTCCACGGTAAACGCAGGGGCAGCTTACATAGTAAATGATATCTATAAAAGGTATTTTAAACCTGATGCTGACAACAGGCATATCATACGCATGAGCTATATCGCATCGATTGCAATAGTGCTTGTGGGCATTACATTTGGCACCCTTGCAACATCCATTCACTCTATCATGCAGTGGATTGTATCCGGCCTGGGAGGCGGATTTGCTGTGCCCAATATACTGAAATGGCACTGGTGGAGACTCAACGGTTACGGCTATTTCTGGGGCATGCTCTTTGGCATTGCATCAGCCCTTTTGTGCCCTGTGATCTTTCCTGGAATGGACCCCCTGTATGCTTTCCCATATATCATGGGGATAGCCGCCATTGCCTCTGTTATTGGCAGTCTTTTAACTGAACAGGATGAAGAAGAGGTGCTGATAAAATTCTATACAACTGTAAGGCCATGGGGTTTCTGGGGGCAGATAAGGGAAAAGGCAATGAAGATAGATCCATCCTTTGCCTCGGAAATAAGCGCAGGAAGAGACCTGGTTAATGTCCTTGTGGGGATAATCTGGCAGATGACCTTTGTCTTTGTCCCCATACTTCTTGTGATGAAGTCATTTAAATGGATGATCATCGCAATTATCGTAATGATAATTACCTCTCTCTTTTTAAAGAAAAACTGGTATGAGAGGCTAAATGATGATTAA